A single Alosa sapidissima isolate fAloSap1 chromosome 17, fAloSap1.pri, whole genome shotgun sequence DNA region contains:
- the prmt6 gene encoding protein arginine N-methyltransferase 6, protein MMSLCSKKRKLDKNVQDNLYFDSYSDVTIHEEMIADHVRTNTYRMAILRNSNAIEGKVVLDVGAGTGVLSIFCAQAGARKVYAVEGSSIADQAVKIVKLNKMEDKIDIIKGTLEAIDLPEQVDVIVSEWMGYALLHESMLNSVLFARDKWLKPGGLILPCKAELYLAPINDLVSEDRLNFWSTVKNQYGVDMSCMTDFARRCIMNNDITVNPVTVEDVLSHPSKFAELDLYTVTVDQLKSVKGIFSCDCFGSSTVNALCVWFTVTFPGGEKPLILSTSPFKQETHWKQAILYLDEPVDVEQDTKVEGEIHMYPSAESSRHICIHVDYSIGQLKMQSKTFSIPDGYSETQP, encoded by the coding sequence ATGATGTCTCTGTGtagcaaaaaaagaaagttaGATAAAAATGTTCAGGATAATCTGTATTTCGACAGTTATTCTGATGTTACAATACACGAGGAAATGATTGCTGACCATGTACGGACAAACACGTATAGGATGGCCATCCTGAGAAACAGCAATGCAATCGAAGGTAAAGTTGTCCTGGATGTCGGTGCAGGCACCGGTGTTCTTAGCATTTTCTGTGCCCAAGCTGGTGCCAGAAAGGTATATGCCGTTGAGGGAAGTTCAATTGCCGATCAAGCAGTTAAAATCGTAAAACTGAATAAGATGGAGGACAAGATCGATATCATTAAAGGCACTCTGGAGGCGATCGATCTGCCCGAGCAGGTGGATGTGATTGTTAGCGAGTGGATGGGCTATGCACTGCTTCACGAGTCCATGCTGAATTCCGTCCTTTTCGCTCGAGACAAATGGTTGAAACCAGGCGGCCTCATCCTTCCCTGCAAAGCGGAACTGTACCTCGCGCCGATCAATGACCTTGTGTCGGAGGACCGCTTGAACTTTTGGAGCACAGTTAAGAATCAGTACGGTGTCGACATGTCTTGCATGACAGACTTTGCTAGGAGGTGCATCATGAACAATGACATCACAGTAAATCCGGTGACTGTAGAGGACGTGCTGTCCCATCCATCTAAATTTGCCGAGCTGGACTTGTATACTGTGACGGTGGATCAGTTGAAATCGGTGAAAGGCATCTTTAGCTGCGACTGTTTCGGCTCGTCTACTGTGAACGCTCTTTGCGTGTGGTTCACGGTAACGTTCCCCGGTGGAGAAAAGCCATTGATCCTCTCCACGTCTCCGTTCAAACAGGAAACCCACTGGAAGCAAGCCATTCTCTATCTAGACGAACCTGTGGATGTTGAACAAGACACAAAGGTAGAGGGCGAGATCCATATGTATCCCTCTGCGGAGAGCTCCAGGCATATTTGCATCCATGTGGACTACTCAATTGGACAGCTGAAGATGCAGTCTAAGACATTTTCCATCCCCGATGGTTATTCAGAAACACAGCCCTAG